CCCATTCGCCGGACCTGCTCCGCGATGAAGGAATCGGACTCGACGAGGTGCTACTCCTTCGGCCTGGACCTGAGGGAACGGAGGTAACGCCGGCAGGTTCGCACCAAGATATACGCGATCTCCTCGAGGGCGGGCTCTCGCTCGCGGATGCCGTTATACCAAGGACGCGGCCTGTCCACGCGGAGCAACTTGGCCTTTTCGGGGACGGTTGAGGATGCAGTGTTGGTGACTATCTCGGCAGCTGTCGAGGGCGCTACGGATGAAGCGGTCGTGCGAAAGCTCATTACGCAAGTCGGTGCAGAGCTTGGACCAGTGTATGGCAAGTACGGCAAAGCGTCGCTTCGCGAAAAGAGAACGGGCTATGTCAACGCCGCACGCCGAGCACCATGGATTGTTCTTGTCGACCTCGATCACGATGCGCCATGCCCGCCGCCTTTACGTTCGGATTGGGTTCCTGTGCAGGTGCCGTTTCTCTGCTTTCGCGTGGCCGTCCGCGCCGTGGAGGCATGGCTGCTCGCGGACGCCGATGCGCTTGCAGCCTTCCTCGGCGTCTCGCGAAACAGGATCCCGCGAGATCCTGAATCCCTGCAGGACCCGAAGACAGCAATGGTGAATCTTGCACGCGCCTCGCGCCGCACTGCCATTCGGGCGGACATGGTACCGCGCGACGGTAGTGGGCGGCCAATTGGTCCCGCCTACGCGTCACGTCTCATCGAATTTGCATCGTCGCCATGGCGGCCGGACATTGCTGCCCAGCGCTCAGACAGCCTGCGGCGCGCTCTTGCATGTCTGGAGAAACTGACAAACGTAGTGTGATCTCCAAGGTTTCTTCCTTTCGCGTTCCGTTTCATCCTGAAGCTTTCGTCTGCGCCGCGAGCTCCGCGAGCCTCGCGTCCCGCTCCGCCTTCGGCAGCTTCGCGAGTTGCTTCGCCGCCGCGTAGAACCGGCCGAGATCGCCCTGCTCCTGCGCGAGCAGCGCCTGGAAGGCGGGGACCTGCTGCGTATAGCTTGCGACGGAGGCGATCTGCGCGTTGTTGAGCGGCCCGGCGATCCAGGCGTCGTACCCGCTTGGCATGCCCCAACGCCGCTTGAGCGCGGCGTAGTCCTCGCGCATCGCGGCGAGGGTCTGCGCCTTCAGCGCCCGCTTTTCGTCGTCGCCTGTATCCGAGGCGTAGATCGCTGTCAGCTTGCCCTGGTATTCGATGACGAGCGCGATGAACTCGCGCTTGCGTGCCTGTCCGCGCTCGAACTGCACGAGCTTCTCGGGCGAGCCTTGGGCCTCGACCCAGCGCCGGACCCCTTCCTGCTCGACCGCCGTGGCGAAGGATTCGTTGAAGGTCGTGTCATCCTTCACGTAGACGACCTGGTGCGCGAGTTCGTGGAAGATGAGCCGCGCAAGCTCGGTGTCCGGATAGCCGATGACGGTGCTCGGCACCGGGTCGTCGAACCACCCCAGGGTGGAATAGGCGGGTACGCCCCCGACGTAGGTGTCGTAGCCTTCCGCCTTCAGGCCGTCCGCGAAGCCGCGCGCGCTCTGCTCGGCGAAATAGCCGCGATAGGTGACGCAGCCGGCGACGGGGAAGCACCACTGCACGGGCTGCAGCGAGAGCTCGGGCGCGGCGAAGACGTTCCACACGACGTAGGGACGGCCAAGCTCGGCAAAGGTGCGATAGCTGCCGTTGTCGGGCAGGCCGAGGTCGTCGCTGGCAAAGCTTCGGATCTCCTGTACCTGCCTCAGGCGGGCCTTGAGCTCGGGCTTCGTATCCGGGTCGGCAAGCCAGTCGTCGATCGGGCGGGACTTCTGCCAGAGTTCGAGTTGACCGCTTGCCGCCTGCCAGTAGTACGGCGCGGCGGTGCAGCCGGAAAGGGCGAGCGCCAGGAGCACCGCCACCGCGAGCGCAGACCTCAAACCACCTCCGCCTGCGCATGCTGGAAGCGGCCGCTCTCCAGAAACGCGACGATCTGGCGCGCCACCGACGGCGCTACCAGCATTCCGGCGTGACTCACTTTCAGGCGGATGTAATCCCGTGCGCCGGGCACCAGCGTTTCCCGGCAGGTGACGACGCCGTCGTGCGGCGCCTCCAGCACGCGCAGCAGGGCACCCGCCCCGAGCGGCATGGTGCCCGCGATGACGCCGACCTCGAGATCTCTCGGCGGCGGCACCGCTTCCTCCCGAGACCACAGCGCGTAGCTGCGGCCGAGCACCCACCGACCCGGCCGGATGGCGCCGACTGCACGCCCCGCGCG
The window above is part of the Betaproteobacteria bacterium genome. Proteins encoded here:
- a CDS encoding alpha/beta hydrolase, which codes for MQERRPATVVFVHGLWMRGPTLGLQARRIGRCGLRTDCAFSYASVSDPLDAHVHRLARHIAGLDAPRVHLVGHSMGTLVILKMLAESRDPRLGRVVLLAPPFHGSRAGRAVGAIRPGRWVLGRSYALWSREEAVPPPRDLEVGVIAGTMPLGAGALLRVLEAPHDGVVTCRETLVPGARDYIRLKVSHAGMLVAPSVARQIVAFLESGRFQHAQAEVV
- a CDS encoding aminopeptidase; amino-acid sequence: MALALSGCTAAPYYWQAASGQLELWQKSRPIDDWLADPDTKPELKARLRQVQEIRSFASDDLGLPDNGSYRTFAELGRPYVVWNVFAAPELSLQPVQWCFPVAGCVTYRGYFAEQSARGFADGLKAEGYDTYVGGVPAYSTLGWFDDPVPSTVIGYPDTELARLIFHELAHQVVYVKDDTTFNESFATAVEQEGVRRWVEAQGSPEKLVQFERGQARKREFIALVIEYQGKLTAIYASDTGDDEKRALKAQTLAAMREDYAALKRRWGMPSGYDAWIAGPLNNAQIASVASYTQQVPAFQALLAQEQGDLGRFYAAAKQLAKLPKAERDARLAELAAQTKASG